The nucleotide window GCctatatctgacacttttacagaaacctaacctgtaaataaatgggCTCActaacagacttccagtcccaattgTGTTCCTAAGGTGAGAAGCCAGTGTACAAGGCTGGTCTGTCTGTTTTATGaaggaatacatgtaaatatatctCCCCCTTGTGCTGGAAACGGATGACGACGATACAGCTGAACTTCTCGTTACGCACGTGTATGGTACTCGTGTGGTACTCATGTGCGGGACTCGTGTGGTACTCATCACGGAGCCCACAGCCCAAGAAGACTTAGAAAGCAGACCAGGTGAATGTCTTGAGCAGTACTGGAGAGCTGCTGTAGGATGATGTTCCTCTTATGTCACTTTGTGATTCTCCTTGGTCCTGTTTCTTTCTTGTTTACATCTACGACACAGCGCTATTCCTCACGGCGTTGCTCACCATGACAAGTGCTCTGTGCCAAAGAGCAGCCTCTCTTTTCAGCACccgctgtgtgtgtctgaggacgctggctgaaaccaccTGGGACAAGCTCTTCAACTCACCCTTCTGCTTTGCAGTCCTGATGCTGCAAGATAGgcaaagagaggagggggtTGGGGAGAGAGATTTCTGACTGAATGCAGCAtagactttttttatttttactaattttcagTTCGCGAGCAAAGAGCCACACAACCAGAAATACTGGCTTCCATACATCAAGTAGGTAATAGCCATGATAAACTCTTAGCAATGAACCCAGGCCCACTTCAGCACACCAGGGTATATATGCACCTGCACATGGACTGCATCCACAAGGAAAGCGAAAGAAAAGGTCCTCTCCTGTACACGCCGTGCTGCTGTTAAATCACAGCCGACTTGTACGAAAAGTTGTTGGAAATGAcccacctgctgccttcatcTTTTCTGCCcagcagctcttcctcttcctgtgaATGGAAAGACTACGCTAAGGCTGTGAAATACCAGTACATGTCCCTTGCAAGGCAATCACCTCTTACTGGGGTGTCACGGTCAGTAGAAACGTTGACCTTAATGTAGTCAGCCAGCTGCGGCTCTCACTGTTAAATCTGCTGTATAGTCTATAGCGTGTCTCTTGTTCTAATTCAGGGTCGccgtggttcagagcctatcccaaaagtaTAGGGTGCGAGGAAAGGCACATACAGTCTTTCATTCACACAGAATGGGCAATTCAGGGTCATCAATTCACCTGGAAACAGGAATTTGGGAGGAAACATATGTGAACACGGTGAGAAAATAGAGTTCCCCCAGACTGATTCAACTGGAACCTGCATCTGAATTTAAAGTCTTGATGCTGTGAgacattttatatgtatttacatctatttatttagcagatgcttttgtccaaagcaacttccaatgaactctatgtagtgttatcagcccacacaccttattcaccacggtgactaacactgcta belongs to Scleropages formosus chromosome 18, fSclFor1.1, whole genome shotgun sequence and includes:
- the LOC108925120 gene encoding uncharacterized protein C1orf189 homolog isoform X1; translation: MSASANARQFGSTFVQEESYEKKEEEELLGRKDEGSSIRTAKQKGELKSLSQVVSASVLRHTQRVLKREAALWHRALVMERRAALLDLLEQDRQQYTMELNQMGKAFYMLRI